ccaagcacgactccaacaccatcattaacttcaccgacaacgatgagacagcctatagggaggaggtcagagacctggccttcAGGTCAGGTGGTTCCAGCATAACATAACATTTTCAGGTGGTTCCAGCATAacaactagaggtcaaccgattaatcggcatggccgattaattggggccgatttcaagttttaaGAAGAATCTGCCTTTTTGGACgacgattacattgcaatccacgaggagactgtgtggcaggctgaccacctgttacacgagtgcagcgtcaaaagggcctgtggctgcaaggagccaagataagttgctagctaaacttatcttataaaaaacaatcaatcttaacataatcactagagaactacacatggttgatgattttacaaggttaactagcttgtcatGTGTTGCAATCTAATGAATGCGGtgactgttaatttatcatcgaatcacagcctacttcaattTGGCCAAAccggtgatgatttaacaaaagcgcaatCGTTGCACAAAAGTACCCagccataaacatcaatgcctttcttaaaatcaattaAAACCTGCATAGTTTAGTTTAGTTCTGTATTTCACAGAAAGGATAAACgctttgttttcgaaatgatagtttctggatttgaccatataaatgaccaaaggctcgtattgcggtgtgtttattatattataattaagtctatgatttgatatagcaGTTTACCTATCACCGCTCAgtcagcagcaggctcgtaagcatttattcaaacagcactttactgcatttgccagcagctcttagcaatacTTGAGGcactgcgctgtttatgacttcaagcctatcaactcccgagattaggctggcaatactaaagtgcctataagaacatccaatagtcaaaggtatatgaaatacaaatggtatagaaagaaatagtcgacgcgtcaTAATGCCTATAATAATGACAACCTAAACCTTCTTaaatgggaatattgaagactcatgttaacaggaaccaccagctttcatatgttctcatgttctgagcaaggaacttaaacgttagttttacatggcacatattgcacttttactttcttctccaacactgtatttttgcattatttaaaccaaattgaacatgtttcattatttatttgagactaaattgattttatttatgtcttatatttagttaaaataagtgttctttgttcattcagtatttttgtaattgtcattatcacacacacacacacacacacacacatacacatatatatatatatatatatatatatcaatcatCTGATTAATCaccatcggcttttttggtcccccaataatcggtatcggcattgaaaaatcataatcggtcgacctctaatatcaacctctccctcaatgtgatacaaaacaaaggagattatcatggactacaggaaaaggagagccgagcatgtccccattcttattgacggggctgtagtggaacaggttgggagattcaagttccttggtgtccacatcactaacaaactgtcatggtccaaacacaccgagggcagagggcacaacaaaacctattcccactcaggagactgaaaagatttggcatgggtcctcagatcctcaaaaacttATACAGCTGCCCCAtcaagagcatcactgcctggtatggcaactggcactagagggtagtgcgtacggcccagtaaatcactggggcaaagcttcctgccatccaggacctctatgccaggtggtgtcagaaggccctaaaaatttccaaaagactccagccaccctagtcatagactgttctctctgctaccgcacgacaagcggtaccgtagagccaagtccaggtccaaaaggcttcttaacagcttctacccccaagccataagcgtcctgaacagctaatcaaatggctacctgtgtccccgcacatcgactctgtaccggtagccagggttggggagtaacagattacaAAAAAAACTACCTGTAATCTGTTACTATAccagaaaaaatattgtaatcagattacagctacttttgaaaaactagatgattacgtcgaggattacttttaaattcagaaagcaTGTTTGCGAAAAGAAATCCTTGACACTTCtgttctcaatgacattcaaatcagtattgaaaaaaggtgcaagtttaaatttgttccacgtgagcgagtctgaccacaagtcagagaccactatgatgacacaccaaatgtgtttgatggatctcGGGACAAGAGAatgaataggcttttgtaggcttaCAGTCCaaactatgtcttccaatggtgcgactgctgtcggcatcgaaagattatccaacttgaataaacgcttggaggtaaggatgacagcagtggtgtcgtCTACGGTGacacggatatcacttattactgacatctacatagcgcattgacgTGAATCacacagccagtgaaaaatgctcttgcaacagctgcatagtgcgcaTCCCAGCCTATGGAGTAAAAATTGGGCTTTtattgcaaaaatatatatattctccaTAGGTCTAATGGACACATGCaaacttttgatagacttaaagtgGCAATCTGCCACATCAATTTTTAGATGTATAAATtatatatatccattgattcttgaagaataactTATATAAATGCCTcgagtttagttcaactgtcacactccacgagaacccaaaatataagcttgtttttctcaaatgtttgtaaacattgtgaaTGTAAACAAACACCGTACAGCCtcacaacatggttaaaacaataattttgataacatggatggtcagtccatacatccatagctctgtctattaatctgggtgtggttacatttctccaggcccatccctcagctttttaccaaaaccgAGGTGGGGAAGCCTTTTGGGGGTGGGGAAGCCTTTTTGAAACATCTGTGGATTTACCGTTTAAACAGTTcgattatcaagatatcaaagtgtcaccaacaaaaaggtaaacaatcGGCCTATAgaaaatgcagcatatggcattcctttttcacatgtaaatagcacttttcagcagcactcaaagcatgccattccaggagcgcagcatttatttttcaactcgaatcaatgagcccaatcaatcctccatgacaacaaaatcagaaacagagtagggctggctaataagtccttagttttggggttatgctcaggtaaaacaatttggctaatctatacttccaaatcctattcttgaagatcaaagggtaaaacatttattggaatgactggaattctgatatatctttacattaaaaaccgaAGTCTAATTGaatcgtattattatatgtagtagaaagcaatgggttagaagaagcctacataaccaacccataaagtaaaattttacatccatatatggccagctatgtaaactttaacattgatttatcctgcaatagtaGTTGTTCAATTGCTAACAATAATTTTTgccttctaatgcctcttaaggggaaagtaatctaataGTAATGGAAtataatcagattacgttactgagtttgggtaatccaaaagttatgttactgattacaattttgaacaggtaactagtaactaacggattacatttagaaagtaacctacccaaccctgccggtaccccctgtatatagcctcgttactgttattgtTTCACTTTTCCATTAtcattttaatgtattttttgtttacttcagtttatttagtaaattactttaacacttgttttttcttaaaattgcatagttggttaagggcttgtaagtaagcatttgattgtattcagcacgtgacaaataaaaatgggaTTTGATTTAACCTCTGTTCTTATTGGATAAGGTCATGTGGTACCTTTCTGTTTCACAACGTTTGCACTCGTTTTCTGCCTACTAAACAGGACCCAGATCACCATGAAAAGGAGGGTGAAAGCCAGTCCTTTACCTTTCTTTTCCGCCCCGTAGGACCAGTCGTTATCATTGACGTCATCATTATCCTCCTGGTCGCTCTCTGATTTATTGTTAGTGTTGTTGCCGGTGACTATTCTGTGTGGGGAAGAAAGGACAGTCAGTGACATCATCCATTGATTTAtggccagacctgggttcaaaatactatttgaaatcatttccaATATTTAATCTGCGCTTAATTGAGCTTGTGTGGTTTAatggaccaatagaatagtctCAAAAACGGCAAACCCCGCCCGTCTGTTACTCCGGGCAGGCTAAAGCAAAGTACTTGAAAGAATCCTTCCTTCAGGATTGCTAGAGAAAGGCTACAGTTGAATGAAAAGTGTGCAAACTACATTTGATTAGAAAATAATACTACCCTGTTGTGGTGTGagaaaatgttttattgtcacatacaccagagagatgcagtgaaatgtgttattttacagggTCGGCCATAATAGTACAGCGCCCCTGAAGCAaatgagggttaagtgccttattcaacggcacatcaacagatgcttcaccttgtcggcttgggTATTGAGGCAGCAACTCCAGTCTTAACGGCATTACATTGCTGTCTGCACTGCAATGTCAACTGGTATTAGGGTAGCTGTGTTTAAAGGTTAGCTGAACCAAAACAAAAATACATGTCTGGTTGAAAACGGCCTGAGGCATCGACattagtcagaaacatttattctagtgcCAAAATGTAATACAAAGCGcaaataggatcattttggtcattAAGTCAATATCTTCCAAAACTATGACATAAATTCCTAAATCCTTGGATATTTGTGATTTTCTTTTTGATTTCAATCATGCCCAGTCTTGCCCACTAAAAGGGGATGGTAAACGCTGCACGGAGAAGCAGCTGAGCTGAGTGCAGCAGAATCAACCTACAGCCTGCCCATTTCTATACAGACCACAGAAATACCCATTAGCACACAGCGCCTCAGTCTTGTTTACATGAAACATTACATAGTTGCCAATGTTATGCTGAAAGAATGAGACATGGTCTTTATAAAGGGCTTGTTTTCCCTCCCCCCAACTCAAACATCCTCACATTCGTGAGATAACATTAGCATCATAAACACAAGTATCATAGGTATTCTAGAAAGGAGGAAATGCTCAGGGTTTAGGATTCTTGACCAATCACGTTCACGTCGTCATGCTGCGTCAAGTGGTTGCTAAGCCACATCTCGTAAAGTATGGTTGCTGTTTAGGATCAGTAAAGAGGAACACACAACGCCAGCTATTAGCGAACATAACACTCCCCATTCAAACCCTCGTTGCTTCAGTCATGGCTTCTAGCATTTCATAACAAGGATTTGGAAAAGGGAGGCGAATTTAGTGAGTTTAGACACCCCTTTAAAGATGTCAGTAACCGCATCAAtatgacatacagttgaagttggaagtttacatacaccttagccaaatacatttaaactcagtttcacaattcctgacattcaatcctcgtaaaattccctgtcttaggtcagttaggatcagcactttattttaagaatgtgaaatagtagaacaatagttgagagaatgatttatttcagcttttacttctttcatcacattccaagtgggtcagaagtttacatacactcaattagaagtTGGTAGCATGgtctttaaaattgtttaacttgggtcaaacgttttgggtagccttccacaagcttcccacaataaaggtgaattttggcccattcctcctgacagagctggtgtaactgaatcaggtttattgtaggcctccttgctcacacatgttTTTTCAGTGCTGCCCACACATtgtttataggattgaggtcatggctttttgatggccactccaataccttgactttgttgtccttaagccattttgctacatcagaccagaggacatttctcccaaaaatacGAGctgtgtccccatgtgcagttgcaaactgtagtctggctttttatggcggttttggagcagtggcttctcttCTTTGcagagcagcctttcaggttatgtcgatataggactcgtttgactgtggatatagatacttttgtaccggtttcctccagcatcttcacaaggtccttgcagttgttctgggattgatttgcacttttcacaccaaagtatgttcatctcttggagacagaacatgtctccttcctgagcggtatgacggctgcgtggtcccatggtgtttatacttgttcacctgtacaaacaatagtaagcgtggtaccttcaggcatttggtaaTTGTTCCCAATTGatcccatttttttctgaggtcttggctgatttcttttgattttcccatgatgtcaagcaaagaggcactgagtttgaaggtaggccttgaaatacatccacaggtacacctccaattgactcaaattatgtaaattagcctatcagaagcttctaaagccatgacattttctggaattttccaagctgtttaaaaggtacagtcaacttagtgtatgtaaacttctgacccactgcaattgtaatacagtgaattataagtgaaataatctgtctgtaaacaattgttagaaaaattacttgtgtcatgcacaaagtagatgtcctaaccgacttccaaaactattgtttgttaacaagacatttgtggagtggttgaaaaacgagttttgatgactccaacctccaagtgtatgtaaacttccgacttcaactgtacatgttttgCCCAACTGCAACGTAGATGACATAGCATTCAATAATTGGTTAATTTGCATAGTTTGACTTCTTTGTGGACAGTCTGGAACATGCCAATTGTTTCAgttgtgcggggggggggggggggggctaacctGCGGTTGGCTATGCGGCTGCTGTTGCGCCCCATGCCCAGGCATTTCTCCAAGTGCGGGGCAAAGCGTGACGCAGCGATGCTCCGGCTGCAGTTGGGACAGACACACTCCTTGTTCTTCCACTGGTTGTACACCTGCCCGAACACATCCACTCCTGGCTGGTCCACAATTTCTACTCATGCAAAAAAATTAAGAGAAAGAAAAATTGTAGTTCAAAGCACTTTACATAGTAaaggtatatattatatattgcaATCATTGTATGGTGGTGTAGTTAGCTAATTAAAACTTGAGGAATGATATCGTCTGTACACGTCTTTATCTTAACCATTGTTAAACAATAATTTAAAAACATAGGTGAGTAGAAAGTAGAAATACATACCAAAGTCCCTCATGGTTTCTTGGTCCGTGTCTTCCAGGAAAAAGTAGCCCTGCTTGACGGCCCGGTGGACCTCAAAGCACAGGCCCAGACAAGCATCCTCCACCAGGTCAGAAAGGATGTCCTGAGCTACGCCCTGTCAACCACCCCAGCATTATTATATAGAACCAGTATATAGCCTTTCTATGGAATGATACTGTTAGAAGAGTTGGCTACAGAACTGATTCACACTAGGGCCAAACAGTCAAGCTGAATTGCGCCGGCCAGCTTACTCCTCAGCCATAGCTGCAGTCCAAATGACACACAGTCCAAATGTCTAAGACTAAAATGAAAAGTGTGGGTGAAAAACGATACCTTTGTGTAGTCCACACAGGACTAAACCAAACCTACTACTATATTTACCTCCAGCTTGCTGTTGTCCAGGCTGGACATCGAAATCTCATCCATTTTCATTTGCCAGAATTAGAAGATGAGCCCACACTTCTGTGTTCATGCTGTAAAGCAGCATGCATTGGCCAAGACGGggctagaccagacaggagagaagacacaTATCATAACACATTATTTAATCTTCATTACATGACATTTACAATGTAAAATAGATTTAAATGAGTCATGGTAAGGAGTGTGGGGAGCAGGAGCAACAACAAGCAATGAAACATTGTAACAAAGGGTGACAACTAAATGCACAATGAATTATATTAAAAAAGTGGAATCTAGGCTATTCACGTTTATAACCTGTCATTTATGACAAAAAATAATTGGATTATTCGTTGTTTGTCGTACAAGTCAGATGTTACATGTTACGTGTCCTGCTTTGCATCATATATCGTTCACTGAACAGCATTGAATAAATGTTTTCCttacattcttttttttttttaatcacacAAAAGTCCTCGGCCCCTACTATGGGGCATAACATTGTCCAGTATGCACAATTGAAAATAACGCAGATAGGCACCATTGTATTCGTGTCGATTTCAGATTAGCAAAATGATATTTTGTGATCATTTacagaaaataacaaaaaatactGGAAATAAATGTATCATCAACCTAACATATGGTGCAATCGGAAGCAATTGTAAGAATTTGAATGTTACTTCAAGAAACAGATTACTGCGAAGCACGCTATGTTTTGCTTAGTGCACTGCTGCTGTTCGTTTTAAAAACTCGATACATTGTGTCACAAGAAAAATATCACTTCACGGTGTAGCTCCCTTTAGCCTTGACGATCACAACAATTAGATACATGCCAGTccataaatgtttttttatttacctATATCGGAAGGCATCCATCTTTACATCAGACGACTCAGGCAGTAGCAATCGATCGCTACCACAAGAGAACGCAAAACACGAGCAGCATTGCTGTCTTCAGTGAACCCAACCGGCTATTGTCAGTGGATTTAAGCATGTCCACGTACAGTAATAGTGACCCATTTTCTCCCACTCCAGTCTttaacactctctctttctctccgggATTTACATATAACATGATTTATGATTTGATGGTAAATGTCTGCTTTAAAAACTTGGCAGAATTGGCTTTAGTTGTTGAAATATCAAATAGAGGCTGattgcaacacagcattcctcaTTAGCGGTC
This genomic window from Oncorhynchus kisutch isolate 150728-3 linkage group LG20, Okis_V2, whole genome shotgun sequence contains:
- the LOC109866014 gene encoding ataxin-7-like protein 3, yielding MKMDEISMSSLDNSKLEGVAQDILSDLVEDACLGLCFEVHRAVKQGYFFLEDTDQETMRDFEIVDQPGVDVFGQVYNQWKNKECVCPNCSRSIAASRFAPHLEKCLGMGRNSSRIANRRIVTGNNTNNKSESDQEDNDDVNDNDWSYGAEKKAKKRKSDKNPNSPRRSKSFKHKSGMMGPRRRMDNQESPRMLMKDEAFPQ